Proteins found in one Agaribacterium sp. ZY112 genomic segment:
- a CDS encoding beta-ketoacyl-ACP synthase: MTKRVVVTGMAGISSLGHDWQSFGSALKEGRSGIIAMPEWDRYLDLNTRLAGPIRDFEIPAHYTRKKTRSMGRVALMATRASELALEDAGLLGDPILNSGQVGVAYGSSTGSPDAVTDFGSMLIDGDMSNITATTYIRMMGHTTPVNIGVFFGLRGILIPTSSACTSASQGIGFAYERIKYGQQVAMVAGGAEELCPTEAAVFDTLYATSTRNDAPTTTPAPFDKDRDGLVIGEGAGTLVLEEREHALARGAHIYAELVGFANNSDGGHVTQPNKDTMQTAMELALKDAKLDASAIGYVNAHGTATDRGDIAESNATATVLGRVPFSSLKGNIGHTLGACGALEAWAGIQMMNESWVAPTLNLKTPDELCGDLDYIIGSTRTLEFEYLMSNNFAFGGINTSIIFKRV, translated from the coding sequence ATGACAAAGCGGGTAGTGGTAACAGGCATGGCGGGCATCAGTTCGCTTGGTCATGACTGGCAAAGTTTTGGTTCTGCTCTAAAAGAAGGGCGCAGTGGCATTATTGCGATGCCAGAGTGGGATAGGTATCTTGATCTCAATACTCGCCTTGCAGGTCCTATTCGCGACTTTGAAATACCGGCACATTACACTCGTAAAAAAACGCGCTCCATGGGCCGTGTTGCACTTATGGCGACACGCGCCAGTGAATTAGCGTTAGAAGATGCGGGTTTATTGGGTGATCCAATCTTAAATAGTGGTCAAGTTGGTGTTGCCTATGGTTCCTCTACCGGCAGCCCCGATGCCGTCACCGATTTCGGCTCTATGCTGATCGATGGTGATATGAGCAATATCACCGCAACCACCTATATTCGTATGATGGGGCACACTACACCGGTTAACATTGGTGTGTTTTTTGGTTTGCGCGGTATCTTAATCCCTACCTCTAGTGCCTGTACTTCTGCCAGCCAAGGCATTGGTTTTGCCTATGAGCGAATTAAATACGGTCAGCAGGTGGCTATGGTAGCTGGTGGCGCTGAAGAACTGTGTCCAACGGAAGCCGCTGTCTTTGATACGCTCTACGCCACCAGTACACGCAATGATGCACCCACCACAACACCTGCGCCTTTTGATAAAGATAGAGATGGGCTTGTTATTGGCGAGGGTGCAGGTACGCTTGTACTTGAAGAACGCGAGCATGCTCTAGCGCGCGGAGCACATATTTATGCTGAGCTTGTTGGTTTTGCAAACAACAGTGATGGCGGCCATGTCACGCAACCAAATAAAGATACAATGCAGACTGCAATGGAGTTGGCATTAAAAGATGCCAAGCTTGATGCGAGTGCAATTGGTTATGTTAATGCTCATGGCACGGCCACCGATAGAGGTGATATTGCTGAATCGAATGCAACTGCGACTGTTCTTGGGCGAGTTCCTTTTTCGAGCTTGAAAGGTAATATTGGTCACACTCTAGGTGCTTGTGGTGCGCTAGAAGCATGGGCAGGTATTCAGATGATGAATGAATCTTGGGTTGCTCCGACCTTAAACCTAAAAACTCCAGACGAACTTTGCGGTGACCTTGATTATATTATTGGCTCAACAAGAACTTTAGAATTTGAATATCTAATGTCAAATAACTTTGCCTTTGGTGGTATTAATACCTCAATTATTTTCAAGCGAGTGTAG
- a CDS encoding chaperone NapD, producing the protein MGETHISSVIVYFQPESAAAVQQYIESFDNAEFHRDDSHEGKAIAVFECPSLHHTKVVIEELQQQQGVVNVSMIYHHAEDNDALEEKIA; encoded by the coding sequence ATGGGGGAGACTCATATCAGCAGTGTCATTGTCTACTTTCAGCCTGAATCAGCGGCAGCAGTACAACAATACATTGAGAGCTTCGACAATGCGGAATTTCACCGCGATGACAGTCACGAAGGTAAGGCCATAGCCGTGTTTGAATGCCCAAGCCTTCACCACACCAAAGTAGTAATAGAAGAGCTTCAACAGCAGCAAGGCGTAGTTAACGTTTCGATGATCTATCACCACGCCGAAGATAACGACGCCCTTGAGGAGAAAATTGCGTGA
- a CDS encoding cytochrome c3 family protein → MIKLIKKYWRVINRPSVHFSLGFLSLGGFIAGIIFWGGFNTALELTNTEEFCISCHEMENNVYQELQYTVHFSNGSGVRATCPDCHVPHEWTHKIARKMQASKEVWGKIFGTINTREKFEAHRLELAQHEWARLKANDSLECRNCHDFEYMDFTQQSARAAVQHSTALADGEKTCIDCHKGIAHQLPDMAGVEGWQ, encoded by the coding sequence GTGATTAAATTAATAAAGAAATATTGGCGGGTTATTAACCGACCCTCCGTGCATTTCAGCTTAGGTTTTTTAAGCCTAGGTGGATTTATTGCGGGCATTATTTTCTGGGGTGGTTTTAACACCGCCCTCGAACTGACTAATACTGAGGAGTTTTGTATTAGCTGTCATGAAATGGAAAATAATGTCTACCAAGAACTGCAATACACTGTGCATTTTAGTAATGGTTCAGGGGTGAGGGCCACCTGCCCTGACTGCCATGTACCGCACGAATGGACACATAAAATTGCACGTAAAATGCAGGCATCTAAAGAAGTTTGGGGCAAGATTTTTGGCACCATCAACACCCGTGAAAAGTTTGAAGCCCACCGCTTAGAGCTTGCTCAACACGAATGGGCTCGCCTTAAAGCTAACGATTCACTGGAATGCCGCAACTGTCACGACTTTGAGTATATGGACTTCACCCAGCAGAGTGCTCGCGCGGCAGTACAGCACAGCACCGCTCTTGCTGACGGTGAAAAAACCTGTATCGATTGCCATAAAGGTATTGCTCACCAACTACCTGACATGGCTGGTGTAGAAGGCTGGCAATAA
- a CDS encoding periplasmic nitrate reductase, NapE protein codes for MENETNEETRGQELRSFLLITVVLFPALSVALVGALGFGLWMSQIIFGPPGV; via the coding sequence ATGGAAAACGAAACAAACGAAGAAACTCGTGGGCAGGAACTGCGTTCCTTTCTATTAATTACTGTTGTCTTATTCCCAGCACTAAGCGTGGCCTTAGTAGGCGCCTTAGGTTTTGGCCTGTGGATGAGCCAAATCATTTTTGGCCCACCGGGAGTGTAA
- a CDS encoding Trm112 family protein gives MIDPVLLDLLVCPVCKGNLIWKEEQQELVCLESKLAYPVRDGLPVMLESEARKLGEQESV, from the coding sequence ATGATCGACCCTGTTTTATTGGATTTGTTAGTCTGCCCCGTCTGTAAAGGTAATCTTATTTGGAAAGAAGAGCAGCAAGAACTGGTCTGTTTAGAAAGCAAGCTGGCTTACCCAGTGAGAGATGGGCTACCAGTTATGCTTGAAAGTGAAGCGCGAAAATTGGGTGAGCAAGAGTCGGTTTAG
- a CDS encoding AsmA family protein, with product MPTTRNIFIKTLAYVVATVVVLLILLTTALFLVDFGHFKESITHYLSTELERDVRIDGQLRIKLLPRPTLSINELSIANPSWAKETELLQLKELNFAASYQELLQGQSIIRHIAVHGLNLHLESNAKGQNSWDFPTLQSAEQTNSENEHQDNPSAPLDHLPVLLQSLEISDVKLKIDQAGNEPRVLTLSSLQLQLEAEQNYQIQAQAQLDHYKLKLKLMLSDIHAFSYGKTSDYQLELKLNEHQLNSKGEISNIFDEISSTGHSKAQIASKILLDDLGIDVLKNEQYMQLRLEHHYQNKQLKLQSQVEQAKAKLNIETQLSTSTITNTIDLNDLDALGQLFALEGLPKQALNLDSQVNLGKEHIDIQKLNIKTKDLSAEIQASIGDTSNADIKLNSPSLEGLLEGFVAAESIPKLPLSLNAKLSQDGQTSSADIQNLSFGDTTLKGLIKFVNADTASIHADIHAALVDARPWLKTEDTETDNKEQDNKNSKDKNQSRYVFTEDKLDLSPLKQINADLNIEIERLLLEHNELSDIQLNTQLSDGDLSNKLKLTGPKSSSINSEINLLQRDKAELSLILDLDNISYELKDKNGKELQSPLTNVDIALKSQGLSARELAEESNGKIVITQGSGKVDNKLMSRFSSDIIEQLLNALNPFANKEPYTNWECTVFTLDITQGDAQIGTMLAQTDKLLVVGGGDINLNNEKLNIEFNTKPRKGVGVSADMFVTPFVRVAGTLKSPALGLNKSGVLLSGSAAVMTGGMSLLAQSMLDRATANSDHCADAMATLSLEEQKKMNVKE from the coding sequence ATGCCCACGACCAGAAACATCTTTATCAAAACACTCGCCTATGTCGTGGCTACTGTAGTCGTTTTGCTGATACTTCTAACAACAGCTCTATTTCTGGTTGATTTTGGCCACTTCAAAGAAAGCATCACCCATTACCTCAGCACTGAACTCGAACGCGACGTTCGCATTGATGGCCAGCTTAGAATCAAGCTATTGCCTAGGCCAACTCTAAGTATTAATGAACTCAGCATTGCCAACCCAAGCTGGGCAAAAGAGACCGAACTACTACAACTAAAAGAGCTCAACTTTGCAGCCAGTTACCAAGAGCTACTGCAAGGCCAAAGCATCATCCGCCATATCGCTGTTCACGGTTTGAACCTTCACCTAGAAAGCAATGCTAAAGGCCAAAACAGCTGGGACTTTCCCACTCTACAAAGCGCAGAACAAACAAACTCAGAAAATGAACATCAAGATAACCCATCTGCGCCCCTAGATCATCTGCCCGTTCTATTACAGAGCCTTGAAATTAGTGATGTTAAGCTCAAGATAGATCAAGCCGGTAACGAACCCCGAGTACTGACACTAAGCTCTTTACAGCTACAGCTTGAAGCAGAGCAGAACTACCAAATACAAGCCCAAGCCCAGCTTGATCATTACAAGCTAAAGCTAAAACTTATGCTTAGTGATATACACGCATTTAGCTATGGCAAAACCAGTGATTACCAACTTGAGCTAAAGCTCAATGAGCATCAGCTAAACTCCAAGGGCGAAATATCAAACATTTTTGACGAAATTAGCAGTACAGGGCACAGCAAAGCCCAAATAGCCAGCAAGATTTTATTAGATGACTTAGGTATTGATGTGCTCAAGAATGAGCAATATATGCAATTGCGCCTTGAACATCATTACCAAAATAAGCAACTAAAACTGCAGAGCCAAGTCGAACAAGCTAAAGCAAAATTAAATATCGAAACACAGCTATCTACATCAACGATAACTAACACTATCGATCTTAACGACCTTGATGCACTAGGCCAGCTCTTTGCTTTAGAGGGTCTACCCAAACAAGCTCTAAACTTAGACAGCCAAGTAAACTTAGGCAAAGAGCACATAGATATTCAAAAACTAAACATCAAAACAAAGGATCTTAGTGCTGAGATTCAAGCAAGTATTGGTGACACAAGCAACGCCGATATAAAACTAAACAGTCCTTCTTTAGAAGGCTTATTAGAAGGTTTTGTTGCAGCCGAGTCGATACCTAAACTACCACTTAGTTTAAACGCCAAACTGAGCCAAGATGGGCAGACCAGCAGCGCCGATATTCAAAACTTGAGTTTTGGAGACACAACACTTAAAGGACTGATCAAGTTTGTTAACGCTGATACAGCAAGCATTCACGCAGATATTCACGCAGCTCTTGTAGATGCTCGACCATGGTTAAAAACAGAAGACACTGAAACCGACAATAAAGAGCAGGACAACAAAAACAGCAAAGATAAAAACCAATCACGCTACGTATTTACTGAAGACAAGCTAGATCTAAGCCCACTAAAACAAATTAATGCGGATCTCAATATTGAGATTGAGCGCCTGCTACTAGAGCATAATGAACTCTCAGATATTCAACTCAATACCCAACTGTCAGATGGTGACCTAAGTAATAAATTGAAGTTGACTGGTCCCAAAAGCAGCAGCATAAATTCAGAGATCAATTTATTACAACGCGATAAAGCCGAACTTTCACTGATCTTAGATCTCGACAACATCAGCTACGAGCTCAAAGATAAAAACGGCAAAGAACTACAAAGCCCTTTAACCAATGTTGATATTGCCTTAAAAAGCCAAGGACTTAGCGCTAGAGAGCTCGCGGAAGAAAGTAACGGCAAGATCGTTATTACCCAAGGCAGCGGTAAAGTCGACAATAAACTAATGTCTCGTTTCTCTAGTGACATCATTGAGCAACTATTAAACGCACTCAACCCTTTTGCTAATAAAGAACCTTATACCAACTGGGAATGCACTGTATTTACCTTAGACATCACTCAAGGCGATGCCCAAATTGGAACGATGCTCGCACAGACAGACAAACTACTTGTTGTTGGAGGGGGAGATATCAACCTCAACAATGAAAAGCTCAACATCGAATTCAATACTAAACCTCGCAAAGGGGTCGGTGTTAGCGCTGACATGTTTGTCACGCCTTTTGTTCGGGTGGCTGGCACGTTAAAATCACCAGCTCTTGGCTTAAATAAATCTGGGGTATTACTAAGTGGTAGTGCCGCTGTCATGACCGGCGGTATGTCGTTACTAGCACAAAGCATGCTAGATAGAGCTACAGCTAACAGTGATCATTGTGCCGATGCTATGGCCACACTCAGCCTTGAAGAGCAGAAAAAAATGAACGTAAAAGAGTAA
- a CDS encoding MarC family protein yields the protein MPMDLHYLISVFFGFFAIMNPIANTAVFIGLVGAMPAKKQKQTALKALLLTFGIILCFSLLGKAIFHLFGISLLAMRLTGGILIFIVGYQMLHGESSKLHTHNSGDEEGDLSITPLAVPILAGPGTIATAMNFSADGGWTNILICIAGFALLCLITYIAFINGQRIIRLLGQSGLTVVTRLMGLILAVIGMQMLIEASIELSKLWLPA from the coding sequence ATGCCAATGGATTTGCATTACCTGATCTCTGTCTTTTTTGGTTTTTTTGCCATTATGAATCCGATAGCCAACACTGCGGTGTTTATCGGTTTAGTCGGTGCTATGCCCGCAAAAAAGCAAAAGCAAACGGCACTCAAAGCCCTACTACTCACCTTTGGTATCATTCTCTGCTTTTCTTTATTGGGAAAAGCCATTTTCCACCTATTTGGTATTAGCCTACTGGCTATGCGTCTGACAGGCGGCATTCTGATTTTTATTGTTGGCTATCAGATGCTGCACGGTGAAAGTTCCAAACTACACACACATAACAGTGGTGATGAAGAAGGTGACTTAAGCATTACCCCACTAGCGGTTCCGATCTTAGCGGGGCCAGGCACAATTGCGACGGCCATGAATTTTAGCGCCGACGGCGGCTGGACTAACATTCTGATCTGCATCGCAGGCTTTGCCCTACTCTGCCTAATTACCTATATCGCCTTTATTAATGGCCAGCGTATTATTCGCTTGCTAGGACAAAGTGGGCTAACCGTGGTCACTCGCTTGATGGGCCTAATACTTGCAGTTATTGGCATGCAAATGCTAATCGAGGCAAGCATCGAACTTTCTAAGCTTTGGTTACCAGCCTAA
- the napA gene encoding nitrate reductase catalytic subunit NapA, which yields MKISRRTLIKNQALATAAATAGMAVPTTAANLIATSADSQLTWSKAPCRFCGTGCSVNVATKEGQVVATHGDIKSPVNRGLNCVKGYFLSKIMYGEDRLTSPLLRMKDGKYDKNGDFTPVSWDQAFDVMADKYKATLKAKGPEGLGMFGSGQWTVWEGYAAVKLMKAGFLSNNIDPNARHCMASAVGGFMRTFGIDEPMGCYDDFEHADAFVLWGSNMAEMHPILWTRITDRRLSAPHVKVNVLSTYHHRSCDLADDTLIFEPQSDLAIANYIANYIIQNDAVNWDFVKKHTKFVKGNDDIGYGLRPEDPRQKSAKNASKAGGGKPIDFDEFAKFVAEYDVKKASEISGVSEDTLIKLAKQYADPKIKVMSLWTMGVNQHTRGVWMNNLLYNIHLLTGKISQPGNSPFSLTGQPSACGTAREVGTFAHRLPADMVVKNPKHRAYSEKIWKLPKNSLNGKVGAHAVKQNRDLKDGKINAYWVQCNNNMQAGPNMNVEALPGYRNPENFIVVSDAYPTVTAQAADLILPTAMWVEKEGAYGNAERRTQFWKQLVTAPGEAKSDLWQVMEFSKRFTTDEVWPAELLNKNPEFKGKTLFELLFANGQVNRYSNNELDPNYDNVESKHFGFYVQKGLFEEYATFGRGKAHDLAPFETYHKTRGLRWPVVNGQETKWRFREGSDPYVEKGTGFQFYGKPDGKAVIFALPYEPPAESPDADYPFWLSTGRVLEHWHSGSMTQRVPELYKAFPDAVCFMHPEDAKKKGLRRGDKVKIESRRGHIVSRVETKGRNRPPVGLVFVPWFDSRQLINKLILDATDPLSKQTDFKKTAVKITKV from the coding sequence GTGAAAATAAGCAGACGTACTCTAATTAAAAATCAGGCTTTAGCCACGGCTGCTGCAACAGCCGGCATGGCCGTGCCAACTACGGCAGCCAACCTAATCGCAACCTCAGCTGATAGCCAGCTAACGTGGTCAAAAGCGCCTTGTCGTTTTTGTGGCACAGGCTGTAGCGTTAATGTAGCCACCAAAGAAGGCCAAGTGGTCGCTACTCACGGTGATATTAAATCACCTGTTAATCGCGGTTTAAACTGCGTTAAAGGCTACTTCCTCTCTAAGATCATGTACGGGGAAGATCGCCTTACCTCACCTCTTTTACGTATGAAAGACGGAAAATACGATAAAAACGGTGATTTTACCCCGGTAAGCTGGGATCAAGCTTTTGATGTTATGGCTGACAAATACAAAGCCACACTAAAAGCTAAAGGCCCAGAAGGCTTAGGTATGTTTGGCTCGGGTCAGTGGACCGTATGGGAAGGTTACGCTGCCGTTAAATTGATGAAAGCCGGTTTCCTTAGTAATAACATCGACCCCAACGCTCGCCACTGTATGGCTTCTGCGGTGGGCGGTTTTATGCGCACCTTTGGTATCGATGAGCCTATGGGCTGCTATGACGATTTCGAACACGCCGACGCCTTTGTGCTCTGGGGTTCGAACATGGCTGAGATGCACCCTATTCTGTGGACTCGCATTACCGATCGCCGCTTAAGTGCTCCTCACGTTAAAGTCAACGTGCTATCAACTTATCATCACAGAAGTTGCGACCTAGCTGATGATACCCTGATCTTTGAGCCTCAGTCCGACTTGGCCATTGCCAACTACATTGCCAACTACATTATTCAGAACGACGCCGTAAACTGGGACTTTGTTAAGAAACACACCAAGTTTGTTAAAGGTAATGACGATATCGGTTACGGCTTGCGCCCAGAAGACCCTCGCCAAAAATCAGCTAAAAACGCCAGTAAAGCTGGTGGCGGCAAACCCATTGATTTTGATGAATTCGCTAAATTTGTTGCTGAATACGATGTTAAAAAAGCCAGCGAGATTTCTGGTGTTAGCGAAGACACACTGATTAAACTTGCAAAGCAATACGCCGATCCTAAGATCAAGGTGATGAGCTTGTGGACCATGGGTGTGAACCAACACACTCGTGGCGTATGGATGAATAACCTTCTGTACAACATCCACTTATTGACCGGAAAAATTTCTCAGCCAGGTAATAGCCCATTCAGCTTAACTGGCCAGCCTTCAGCTTGTGGTACAGCACGTGAGGTAGGTACCTTTGCTCACCGCCTACCTGCGGACATGGTTGTTAAGAACCCTAAGCACCGCGCTTATTCAGAAAAAATTTGGAAACTACCTAAAAATTCACTCAATGGCAAAGTCGGAGCTCACGCCGTTAAGCAGAATCGAGATTTAAAAGACGGCAAAATTAACGCTTATTGGGTGCAATGTAATAACAACATGCAAGCCGGCCCCAATATGAATGTTGAAGCCCTACCGGGCTACCGCAATCCTGAAAACTTTATCGTGGTATCGGACGCCTACCCAACGGTCACTGCTCAAGCTGCTGACCTTATTTTACCAACAGCTATGTGGGTAGAAAAAGAAGGGGCTTACGGCAACGCCGAGCGCCGCACTCAGTTCTGGAAACAACTTGTTACAGCCCCAGGTGAAGCCAAATCTGACCTATGGCAAGTGATGGAGTTTTCTAAGCGCTTCACCACCGATGAAGTATGGCCTGCTGAATTACTCAATAAGAATCCTGAGTTCAAAGGTAAAACCTTATTTGAACTGCTATTTGCTAACGGCCAAGTTAACCGCTACAGCAACAACGAGCTCGATCCGAACTACGACAACGTTGAATCCAAGCACTTTGGTTTCTATGTGCAAAAAGGTCTATTCGAAGAGTACGCCACCTTCGGCCGTGGCAAAGCGCACGACCTTGCACCGTTCGAGACCTACCACAAAACACGTGGTTTGCGCTGGCCAGTTGTTAACGGCCAAGAAACTAAGTGGCGCTTCCGTGAAGGCAGTGACCCTTATGTCGAAAAAGGCACAGGCTTCCAGTTCTACGGCAAACCAGACGGCAAAGCCGTTATTTTTGCCCTTCCTTATGAACCACCTGCAGAAAGCCCTGATGCGGACTACCCATTCTGGCTAAGCACCGGCCGTGTTCTTGAGCATTGGCACAGCGGCTCTATGACCCAGCGTGTACCTGAGCTCTACAAAGCCTTCCCAGATGCCGTATGTTTTATGCATCCAGAAGACGCCAAGAAAAAAGGTCTGCGCCGTGGCGATAAAGTTAAGATTGAATCTCGCCGAGGCCATATTGTTAGCCGCGTAGAAACCAAAGGCCGCAACCGACCTCCTGTAGGGCTTGTGTTTGTACCTTGGTTTGATTCTCGCCAGCTCATTAACAAGCTGATTCTTGATGCGACCGATCCGCTTTCTAAGCAGACCGACTTCAAGAAAACCGCTGTGAAAATCACCAAGGTTTAA
- a CDS encoding lipase family alpha/beta hydrolase, with protein MKNPSIRFITSLTIPLLLSACSLLEINKQAELIDGAGRIHGQVENKQSDQGPIYAILFTMNEHEIVERQTQLLDEGGSFHMDMLPGEYHLGAFVDTNNDGEYQQGEPGTYIGIDENKVSTITVQKNAQLTAPTLIIRGPIKPIKTEQRKIAEERSYDNIGRKTGLDNPIFSRDYAEMGLWRPTDFAAKGAVGLYTFSDYSENKTPIVFVHGINGTPLDWKPTIEKLDTENYQAWALYYPSGMPLDIVSDYLYNALNIMQERHNYKQLYIFAHSMGGLVTRSLIKKNSAKPAPLPVEFVLTLNSPLHGMPSAGKGVKYSPIVVPSWRDVAAGSDFIVDLHQWSWPKDLNYTLVFSWQKGRGDDGVVALESQLTTKLQQEARQIHGLNASHAGALSTPEFLELVDRKLIDLQTKQ; from the coding sequence GTGAAAAACCCTTCTATTCGCTTTATTACTAGCTTAACAATCCCCCTGCTCTTAAGCGCTTGTTCCTTACTCGAAATAAACAAGCAGGCAGAACTAATTGATGGCGCTGGACGAATTCACGGTCAAGTAGAAAATAAACAAAGCGACCAAGGCCCCATCTATGCCATATTATTCACCATGAATGAGCATGAAATAGTTGAGCGTCAAACCCAGCTACTTGACGAGGGTGGAAGCTTTCATATGGACATGCTGCCAGGTGAGTATCATCTCGGTGCTTTTGTCGACACTAATAACGATGGAGAATACCAACAAGGGGAGCCAGGGACTTACATCGGAATTGATGAAAACAAGGTAAGCACAATAACCGTCCAAAAAAATGCTCAACTGACCGCCCCTACTTTAATAATTCGCGGCCCAATCAAGCCAATTAAAACAGAGCAAAGAAAAATAGCTGAAGAGCGTTCATACGACAATATAGGTCGTAAAACCGGACTAGATAACCCAATATTCTCTAGAGACTATGCAGAAATGGGCCTGTGGCGACCGACCGACTTTGCAGCCAAAGGCGCCGTTGGCCTCTACACTTTTTCGGACTACAGTGAAAATAAAACCCCAATAGTGTTTGTACACGGCATTAATGGCACCCCCCTAGACTGGAAACCAACAATAGAAAAACTAGATACTGAGAACTACCAAGCTTGGGCGCTTTATTACCCAAGCGGAATGCCACTAGATATCGTAAGCGACTATTTATATAACGCTTTAAATATCATGCAGGAACGCCACAACTACAAACAGCTTTACATATTTGCCCACAGTATGGGCGGCTTAGTAACTCGTTCACTAATCAAGAAAAATAGTGCCAAGCCAGCCCCCTTACCCGTTGAGTTTGTACTCACACTTAACAGCCCCTTGCACGGAATGCCAAGCGCAGGCAAAGGTGTAAAATATTCACCTATCGTAGTACCTTCTTGGCGTGATGTAGCTGCTGGCAGTGACTTTATTGTTGACTTACACCAGTGGAGCTGGCCTAAAGACCTTAATTACACACTGGTATTTTCATGGCAAAAGGGCCGAGGCGATGATGGCGTTGTGGCGCTTGAAAGCCAGTTAACGACAAAGTTACAACAGGAAGCACGGCAAATTCACGGGCTAAATGCAAGCCACGCGGGAGCTTTAAGTACACCGGAGTTTTTAGAACTTGTAGACAGAAAATTAATTGATCTTCAAACTAAACAATAA
- a CDS encoding nitrate reductase cytochrome c-type subunit, which translates to MKKLSFLVALATVLFASSLMANEIATLRQGVPLDVVNDNPAPLTNDANTDKKEVRAYPMQPPLIPHKITNYQVDLKANKCLSCHARDQVGDSQATMISVTHFMDRDGNFLADVSPRRYFCTQCHVPQAEGKKDLLVNEYEDIKTVLKK; encoded by the coding sequence ATGAAAAAACTAAGCTTCCTGGTCGCCTTGGCTACTGTGCTTTTTGCTAGCAGCCTTATGGCCAACGAAATCGCCACTTTGCGTCAGGGTGTGCCGCTGGATGTTGTTAACGACAACCCTGCACCACTCACTAATGATGCAAACACCGATAAAAAAGAAGTGCGCGCCTACCCTATGCAGCCGCCTTTGATTCCTCACAAGATCACCAACTATCAGGTCGATCTTAAAGCGAACAAATGCTTAAGCTGTCACGCACGCGATCAAGTTGGTGACTCTCAAGCCACCATGATCAGCGTGACTCACTTTATGGACCGCGATGGTAACTTCCTTGCCGATGTTAGCCCACGTCGCTATTTCTGTACTCAATGTCATGTACCTCAGGCAGAGGGTAAAAAAGACCTGCTTGTAAATGAGTACGAAGATATTAAGACCGTCCTTAAAAAATAG
- a CDS encoding outer membrane beta-barrel protein, translated as MKKISSILVASGLALAAANASAGKDTGLYAGASLASSSYEVAKEGGDIKDSDTSYKLFGGYNFGIIPLIDVAAEVSYIDFGSVKVVNDDLNSTGLVASGLAAFNMGPLGIFGKYGVAKFDGDVSDETNGAYGIGARIQLGSLAVRAEYEVFDMNDAVDVDYASIGASWTF; from the coding sequence ATGAAAAAGATAAGCTCAATTTTAGTCGCAAGCGGCTTAGCCCTTGCCGCAGCTAACGCCTCAGCAGGCAAAGATACCGGCCTTTACGCAGGTGCATCACTTGCATCTTCTTCTTATGAAGTTGCCAAAGAAGGCGGCGATATCAAAGACAGTGATACAAGCTACAAACTCTTTGGTGGCTATAACTTTGGCATCATCCCTTTAATTGATGTCGCAGCTGAAGTCAGTTACATCGATTTTGGTAGCGTCAAAGTTGTCAACGACGACTTAAACTCTACAGGACTTGTTGCCTCAGGCTTAGCTGCTTTTAACATGGGTCCATTGGGTATCTTTGGTAAATATGGTGTGGCTAAATTTGATGGTGATGTCAGTGATGAAACCAACGGCGCTTACGGTATAGGTGCTCGTATTCAGCTTGGCTCTCTTGCTGTTCGTGCTGAGTATGAAGTCTTTGATATGAACGACGCTGTTGATGTCGACTACGCCTCTATTGGCGCATCTTGGACGTTCTAA